The following proteins are co-located in the Tachysurus vachellii isolate PV-2020 chromosome 19, HZAU_Pvac_v1, whole genome shotgun sequence genome:
- the ndrg3b gene encoding protein NDRG3b isoform X2 — MDELQDVQLTEIKPLLTDKNGRNFQDFDCQEHDIETPHGVLHVTLRGTPKGNRPVILTYHDIGLNHKSCFNTLFNFEDMQEITQHFAVAHVDAPGQQENAAPFPTGYQYPTMDQLAEMLPSVMTHLKINSVIGIGVGAGAYILTRLALNQPTLVEGLVLINVDPCAKGWMDWAASKLSGWTSNLVDIVMGHHFSTDELTENQEIIQTYRLHIAQDMNQDNLALFCNSYNSRRDLEIERPVIGLNEETVNTLKCPALLIVGDTSPAVEAVVECNSRLNPTKTTLLKMADCGGLPQVVQPGKLAEAFKYFVQGMGYIPHVLLSHLNSEAVPTASMTRLARSRTHSASSMNSVEGARSRTHNNSQADGAAASPGPECKARPQTMES, encoded by the exons GAGCATGACATTGAGACCCCCCACGGTGTTCTCCATGTCACTTTGAGAGGAACACCTAAAGGCAACCGGCCCGTGATCCTTACATACCATGACATAGGCCTTAACC ATAAGTCATGCTTCAACACACTTTTTAACTTTGAAGATATGCAGGAAATCACACAGCATTTTGCCGTGGCTCATGTCGATGCTCCAGGTCAGCAGGAGAATGCAGCACCTTTCCCTACTGG gtatcAGTACCCTACGATGGATCAGCTAGCTGAGATGCTGCCCTCAGTCATGACCCACTTAAA GATCAACAGTGTGATTGGGATTGGTGTTGGTGCTGGAGCATACATTCTCACCAGACTGGCG CTGAATCAGCCTACACTGGTAGAGGGACTGGTTCTTATTAATGTGGACCCGTGTGCaaaaggatggatggactgGGCTGCTTCAAAG TTGTCAGGATGGACCAGCAACCTGGTGGACATCGTGATGGGACATCATTTCAGCACA GATGAGCTGACAGAAAACCAGGAGATCATTCAGACATACCGTCTGCACATCGCTCAGGACATGAACCAGGACAACCTGGCACTGTTCTGCAACTCCTACAACAG CCGCAGAGATCTTGAGATTGAGAGGCCAGTCATAGGGCTTAATGAGGAAACTGTCAACACTCTGAA GTGTCCTGCGTTGCTAATTGTTGGTGATACCTCTCCAGCTGTGGAGGCCGTT GTTGAATGTAACTCGAGGTTAAACCCCACAAAGACCACCCTTCTGAAG ATGGCAGATTGTGGTGGCCTACCCCAAGTTGTACAA CCTGGTAAACTTGCTGAGGCCTTCAAGTACTTTGTCCAGGGCATGGGTTACA TCCCCCATGTGCTCCTCAGCCATCTGAACAGCGAAGCAG TGCCCACTGCCAGTATGACGCGCTTGGCACGCTCTCGTACCCACTCAGCTTCCAGCATGAACTCTGTGGAAGGCGCACGTAGCCGCACTCACAATAACTCCCAGGCGGATGGCGCTGCTGCCAGCCCAGGTCCTGAGTGCAAAGCCAGACCACAAACCATGGAG tcttAA
- the ndrg3b gene encoding protein NDRG3b isoform X1: MDELQDVQLTEIKPLLTDKNGRNFQDFDCQEHDIETPHGVLHVTLRGTPKGNRPVILTYHDIGLNHKSCFNTLFNFEDMQEITQHFAVAHVDAPGQQENAAPFPTGYQYPTMDQLAEMLPSVMTHLKINSVIGIGVGAGAYILTRLALNQPTLVEGLVLINVDPCAKGWMDWAASKLSGWTSNLVDIVMGHHFSTDELTENQEIIQTYRLHIAQDMNQDNLALFCNSYNSRRDLEIERPVIGLNEETVNTLKCPALLIVGDTSPAVEAVVECNSRLNPTKTTLLKMADCGGLPQVVQPGKLAEAFKYFVQGMGYIPHVLLSHLNSEAVPTASMTRLARSRTHSASSMNSVEGARSRTHNNSQADGAAASPGPECKARPQTMEVSC, translated from the exons GAGCATGACATTGAGACCCCCCACGGTGTTCTCCATGTCACTTTGAGAGGAACACCTAAAGGCAACCGGCCCGTGATCCTTACATACCATGACATAGGCCTTAACC ATAAGTCATGCTTCAACACACTTTTTAACTTTGAAGATATGCAGGAAATCACACAGCATTTTGCCGTGGCTCATGTCGATGCTCCAGGTCAGCAGGAGAATGCAGCACCTTTCCCTACTGG gtatcAGTACCCTACGATGGATCAGCTAGCTGAGATGCTGCCCTCAGTCATGACCCACTTAAA GATCAACAGTGTGATTGGGATTGGTGTTGGTGCTGGAGCATACATTCTCACCAGACTGGCG CTGAATCAGCCTACACTGGTAGAGGGACTGGTTCTTATTAATGTGGACCCGTGTGCaaaaggatggatggactgGGCTGCTTCAAAG TTGTCAGGATGGACCAGCAACCTGGTGGACATCGTGATGGGACATCATTTCAGCACA GATGAGCTGACAGAAAACCAGGAGATCATTCAGACATACCGTCTGCACATCGCTCAGGACATGAACCAGGACAACCTGGCACTGTTCTGCAACTCCTACAACAG CCGCAGAGATCTTGAGATTGAGAGGCCAGTCATAGGGCTTAATGAGGAAACTGTCAACACTCTGAA GTGTCCTGCGTTGCTAATTGTTGGTGATACCTCTCCAGCTGTGGAGGCCGTT GTTGAATGTAACTCGAGGTTAAACCCCACAAAGACCACCCTTCTGAAG ATGGCAGATTGTGGTGGCCTACCCCAAGTTGTACAA CCTGGTAAACTTGCTGAGGCCTTCAAGTACTTTGTCCAGGGCATGGGTTACA TCCCCCATGTGCTCCTCAGCCATCTGAACAGCGAAGCAG TGCCCACTGCCAGTATGACGCGCTTGGCACGCTCTCGTACCCACTCAGCTTCCAGCATGAACTCTGTGGAAGGCGCACGTAGCCGCACTCACAATAACTCCCAGGCGGATGGCGCTGCTGCCAGCCCAGGTCCTGAGTGCAAAGCCAGACCACAAACCATGGAGGTGTCCTGCTAA
- the ndrg3b gene encoding protein NDRG3b isoform X3: MDELQDVQLTEIKPLLTDKNGRNFQDFDCQEHDIETPHGVLHVTLRGTPKGNRPVILTYHDIGLNHKSCFNTLFNFEDMQEITQHFAVAHVDAPGQQENAAPFPTGYQYPTMDQLAEMLPSVMTHLKINSVIGIGVGAGAYILTRLALNQPTLVEGLVLINVDPCAKGWMDWAASKLSGWTSNLVDIVMGHHFSTDELTENQEIIQTYRLHIAQDMNQDNLALFCNSYNSRRDLEIERPVIGLNEETVNTLKCPALLIVGDTSPAVEAVVECNSRLNPTKTTLLKMADCGGLPQVVQPGKLAEAFKYFVQGMGYMPTASMTRLARSRTHSASSMNSVEGARSRTHNNSQADGAAASPGPECKARPQTMEVSC; the protein is encoded by the exons GAGCATGACATTGAGACCCCCCACGGTGTTCTCCATGTCACTTTGAGAGGAACACCTAAAGGCAACCGGCCCGTGATCCTTACATACCATGACATAGGCCTTAACC ATAAGTCATGCTTCAACACACTTTTTAACTTTGAAGATATGCAGGAAATCACACAGCATTTTGCCGTGGCTCATGTCGATGCTCCAGGTCAGCAGGAGAATGCAGCACCTTTCCCTACTGG gtatcAGTACCCTACGATGGATCAGCTAGCTGAGATGCTGCCCTCAGTCATGACCCACTTAAA GATCAACAGTGTGATTGGGATTGGTGTTGGTGCTGGAGCATACATTCTCACCAGACTGGCG CTGAATCAGCCTACACTGGTAGAGGGACTGGTTCTTATTAATGTGGACCCGTGTGCaaaaggatggatggactgGGCTGCTTCAAAG TTGTCAGGATGGACCAGCAACCTGGTGGACATCGTGATGGGACATCATTTCAGCACA GATGAGCTGACAGAAAACCAGGAGATCATTCAGACATACCGTCTGCACATCGCTCAGGACATGAACCAGGACAACCTGGCACTGTTCTGCAACTCCTACAACAG CCGCAGAGATCTTGAGATTGAGAGGCCAGTCATAGGGCTTAATGAGGAAACTGTCAACACTCTGAA GTGTCCTGCGTTGCTAATTGTTGGTGATACCTCTCCAGCTGTGGAGGCCGTT GTTGAATGTAACTCGAGGTTAAACCCCACAAAGACCACCCTTCTGAAG ATGGCAGATTGTGGTGGCCTACCCCAAGTTGTACAA CCTGGTAAACTTGCTGAGGCCTTCAAGTACTTTGTCCAGGGCATGGGTTACA TGCCCACTGCCAGTATGACGCGCTTGGCACGCTCTCGTACCCACTCAGCTTCCAGCATGAACTCTGTGGAAGGCGCACGTAGCCGCACTCACAATAACTCCCAGGCGGATGGCGCTGCTGCCAGCCCAGGTCCTGAGTGCAAAGCCAGACCACAAACCATGGAGGTGTCCTGCTAA
- the ndrg3b gene encoding protein NDRG3b isoform X4, which produces MTDMLDLSQIGCTMIGVEHDIETPHGVLHVTLRGTPKGNRPVILTYHDIGLNHKSCFNTLFNFEDMQEITQHFAVAHVDAPGQQENAAPFPTGYQYPTMDQLAEMLPSVMTHLKINSVIGIGVGAGAYILTRLALNQPTLVEGLVLINVDPCAKGWMDWAASKLSGWTSNLVDIVMGHHFSTDELTENQEIIQTYRLHIAQDMNQDNLALFCNSYNSRRDLEIERPVIGLNEETVNTLKCPALLIVGDTSPAVEAVVECNSRLNPTKTTLLKMADCGGLPQVVQPGKLAEAFKYFVQGMGYIPHVLLSHLNSEAVPTASMTRLARSRTHSASSMNSVEGARSRTHNNSQADGAAASPGPECKARPQTMEVSC; this is translated from the exons ATGACGGACATGCTGGATCTAAGCCAGATCGGCTGTACAATGATCGGCGTG GAGCATGACATTGAGACCCCCCACGGTGTTCTCCATGTCACTTTGAGAGGAACACCTAAAGGCAACCGGCCCGTGATCCTTACATACCATGACATAGGCCTTAACC ATAAGTCATGCTTCAACACACTTTTTAACTTTGAAGATATGCAGGAAATCACACAGCATTTTGCCGTGGCTCATGTCGATGCTCCAGGTCAGCAGGAGAATGCAGCACCTTTCCCTACTGG gtatcAGTACCCTACGATGGATCAGCTAGCTGAGATGCTGCCCTCAGTCATGACCCACTTAAA GATCAACAGTGTGATTGGGATTGGTGTTGGTGCTGGAGCATACATTCTCACCAGACTGGCG CTGAATCAGCCTACACTGGTAGAGGGACTGGTTCTTATTAATGTGGACCCGTGTGCaaaaggatggatggactgGGCTGCTTCAAAG TTGTCAGGATGGACCAGCAACCTGGTGGACATCGTGATGGGACATCATTTCAGCACA GATGAGCTGACAGAAAACCAGGAGATCATTCAGACATACCGTCTGCACATCGCTCAGGACATGAACCAGGACAACCTGGCACTGTTCTGCAACTCCTACAACAG CCGCAGAGATCTTGAGATTGAGAGGCCAGTCATAGGGCTTAATGAGGAAACTGTCAACACTCTGAA GTGTCCTGCGTTGCTAATTGTTGGTGATACCTCTCCAGCTGTGGAGGCCGTT GTTGAATGTAACTCGAGGTTAAACCCCACAAAGACCACCCTTCTGAAG ATGGCAGATTGTGGTGGCCTACCCCAAGTTGTACAA CCTGGTAAACTTGCTGAGGCCTTCAAGTACTTTGTCCAGGGCATGGGTTACA TCCCCCATGTGCTCCTCAGCCATCTGAACAGCGAAGCAG TGCCCACTGCCAGTATGACGCGCTTGGCACGCTCTCGTACCCACTCAGCTTCCAGCATGAACTCTGTGGAAGGCGCACGTAGCCGCACTCACAATAACTCCCAGGCGGATGGCGCTGCTGCCAGCCCAGGTCCTGAGTGCAAAGCCAGACCACAAACCATGGAGGTGTCCTGCTAA
- the sla2b gene encoding src-like-adapter 2 isoform X2, with protein MGSRPSKGRRNSVHQTPLLGSDECIEPHTMDGRYVVVALYNYPSGSPTECSIRFGERLNVVSDEGEWWRVSSSATGFVSYIPSNYTCKVFNRWQFVGLSKQKAEELLRHSHNQPGSFLIRESQSMPGAHSLSVRIENESIKHYRIHSIENGWHYISPRLTFPSLTHLVEHYSVADGLCCVLREPCFIQGSNNVPVVSGPPPLAVRKPTINWKDVNSSMIFGDKKEGMEESLVSEGLKESINSYLYMTENSDCEVCSGNWDT; from the exons ATGGGCAGCAGGCCAAGTAAAGGGAGGCGTAACAGTGTCCATCAAACACCTCTGCTAGGTTCAGATGAATGCATTGAGCCCCACACCATGG aTGGCAGGTACGTAGTGGTTGCTCTGTATAACTACCCGTCAGGAAGTCCCACTGAGTGCAGCATCAGATTTGGGGAGAGGCTCAACGTGGTTTCTGA tgaaGGCGAGTGGTGGAGAGTGAGTTCTTCAGCTACAGGATTTGTGAGCTACATCCCCAGCAACTACACATGTAAAGTGTTTAACAG GTGGCAGTTTGTAGGTCTCAGCAAACAGAAGGCAGAGGAGCTACTTCGTCACTCACACAATCAGCCTGGCTCCTTTCTCATTAGAGAGAGCCAGAGCATGCCTG gtgctcactcactctcagtaCGAATTGAGAACGAGTCCATCAAACACTACCGTATCCACAGCATAGAGAACGGCTGGCACTACATCTCTCCCCGCCTCACCTTCCCCAGTCTCACACATCTCGTTGAGCACTACTCTG TTGCTGATGGTCTGTGCTGCGTGTTAAGAGAGCCATGCTTCATTCAAGGCTCCAACAATGTTCCGGTTGTAAGTGGCCCTCCTCCTCTAGCCGTCAGAAAACCCACCATCAACTGGAAAGATGTCAACAG ctctaTGATCTTTGGGGACAAAAAGGAAGGCATGGAAGAGTCGCTAGTCAGTGAAGGTCTGAAGGAGTCCATTAATTCCTACCTTTACATGACAGAAAATAGTGACTGTGAGGTATGTTCTGGAAACTGGGACACGTGA
- the sla2b gene encoding src-like-adapter 2 isoform X1 produces MGSRPSKGRRNSVHQTPLLGSDECIEPHTMDGRYVVVALYNYPSGSPTECSIRFGERLNVVSDEGEWWRVSSSATGFVSYIPSNYTCKVFNRWQFVGLSKQKAEELLRHSHNQPGSFLIRESQSMPGAHSLSVRIENESIKHYRIHSIENGWHYISPRLTFPSLTHLVEHYSEVADGLCCVLREPCFIQGSNNVPVVSGPPPLAVRKPTINWKDVNSSMIFGDKKEGMEESLVSEGLKESINSYLYMTENSDCEVCSGNWDT; encoded by the exons ATGGGCAGCAGGCCAAGTAAAGGGAGGCGTAACAGTGTCCATCAAACACCTCTGCTAGGTTCAGATGAATGCATTGAGCCCCACACCATGG aTGGCAGGTACGTAGTGGTTGCTCTGTATAACTACCCGTCAGGAAGTCCCACTGAGTGCAGCATCAGATTTGGGGAGAGGCTCAACGTGGTTTCTGA tgaaGGCGAGTGGTGGAGAGTGAGTTCTTCAGCTACAGGATTTGTGAGCTACATCCCCAGCAACTACACATGTAAAGTGTTTAACAG GTGGCAGTTTGTAGGTCTCAGCAAACAGAAGGCAGAGGAGCTACTTCGTCACTCACACAATCAGCCTGGCTCCTTTCTCATTAGAGAGAGCCAGAGCATGCCTG gtgctcactcactctcagtaCGAATTGAGAACGAGTCCATCAAACACTACCGTATCCACAGCATAGAGAACGGCTGGCACTACATCTCTCCCCGCCTCACCTTCCCCAGTCTCACACATCTCGTTGAGCACTACTCTG AAGTTGCTGATGGTCTGTGCTGCGTGTTAAGAGAGCCATGCTTCATTCAAGGCTCCAACAATGTTCCGGTTGTAAGTGGCCCTCCTCCTCTAGCCGTCAGAAAACCCACCATCAACTGGAAAGATGTCAACAG ctctaTGATCTTTGGGGACAAAAAGGAAGGCATGGAAGAGTCGCTAGTCAGTGAAGGTCTGAAGGAGTCCATTAATTCCTACCTTTACATGACAGAAAATAGTGACTGTGAGGTATGTTCTGGAAACTGGGACACGTGA